AAGAAGATAATTTCAGAATCTTCCCACCACCTTTCCGGATTGCGTCTATCAGTTATTTGAGCAATGCTCGTGCGCACGGAGGCGCAACGATTGTGTGGCCCAAATCCCATAAGGCAATTGAAGCGTTGGCCAGAAGCGATTCGGACCGATACCTATTCATGTCCGATCTTAATTTGAATCTCAGCAATGTTTCTCTGGGTGATCCCGTCGAAGTGACCGCATCCGCAGGTGATGTGCTTTTTTATCATTACCTCTGCGCGCATGCAGCTCCAATGAATACGAGCAACGTTCCACGTCTCGCGCTGGGCAAGAAATGGTGACCCTGTATTACTTTTCAGATTGAAGCTGAAGCGTCAACTGCGCGTAAGCTGATATGATAACTCTACAGGGTTCGACTCTTTAGCGGCATCGCAATGCCAGCAGCGCTCCTTCGGAAGTTGAGCCTGCGATTCAAATCTCAACTGCAAACTCAACCGATGCAACATGCCGGATGATTCTGGTGGCCCCGCTAGATCAACTGAGATAATCAACGAAACAGAATCCGGTTATCTACACAAAAAGGATTCAACTTCAATTGTTTCCCGCAATGAGGGCATTCACATGGCTCCGTGTTTTCAGAAGGCATGAAACAGTTGCCACAAAACGGACATACGCAGGAGAGAGCATCTTCATAATGTCCCGGGATTTCATCGGAACCAGAAAAAAGTGGCGGCTCCTCAGAATCTCTCGCTGTTACACGTTCTTTCCATTTGCTCTGTGGCAAGAAATCGGATAATTGGAAATGGTAGCGGTAGACAGGAGTGATAACCGGTGCATCCAGATGAAGGTTTCTAAGATGCAAAACATGAATATCATCGTTTTTGAGTAGGCACGCAAATGTCCCATCCGGTGATACGGGCGTAATACTTCCAGGAACGTCATCTGCGCCCGCATAAATCGCGACACATTCTCCTGAGGATCTCTCCGATACACGGATCGTTGTATCCGAATAGAATCCACCGGAAATAAAAAAATTGCCGTCCGGAGTGACAGACAATTGACCCGTAGGATCTTCTGAGACATGGATTCGTTTTAAAAATTCTCCGGAATCGATATCCCAAATACAGATCTCTCCAAAAATATGAGCTTTATCGGGGCCGGTTCTTTCCATAGTCTGCAGCCCTGCAATCAGAAATTTTCCATCAGCCGTTATTATCGAGATCTTAACACCGCTTGCTGGAAAGGCTTTGAGCGGTTCGCCTGTCAGGAGATTCCATTCATAAAGCTGATTACCGCTTGCCGAAATCGCTGTTTTACCGTCTGCACGAATGACAATGCTTTGAAGGGGACCCAATGCGAATGCGTGGATCAGCTCTCCGGTCACGATATCCCAAAGACAGGCACTTCTTCCTCCATCGCCGCTCGCTGTAACCAGCATCCTGTTATCTGCAGTAAATGAAACTCCATAAATG
This genomic window from bacterium contains:
- a CDS encoding phytanoyl-CoA dioxygenase family protein yields the protein MTRAASAMRRFIQNGARPTTESSYDSILQAPAEDPELIAVYQPEFRAVAAQLADEDPSTFRIPRQPWALVLLPHEGNWQWPEPHIDHALKEDNFRIFPPPFRIASISYLSNARAHGGATIVWPKSHKAIEALARSDSDRYLFMSDLNLNLSNVSLGDPVEVTASAGDVLFYHYLCAHAAPMNTSNVPRLALGKKW